TTACGCAGATTACGTAATTTAGAACGAACAAACGCAGCACCTTTACCTGGTTTAACGTGTTGGAAATCTAACACGCGATATAATTGGCCATCTACAATAATTGTAAGACCTGTACGAAAATCGTTTACTGAAATCATTTGTGTTCCTCCAAATTTTATAAAATAATAAGCTCTTTTGACGAATGTGTTAGCAGCTCATTACCAGTCTCTGTGATTAAGATATCATCCTCAATACGAACACCACCGATACCTGGTAAATAAACTCCTGGTTCAATCGTGACGGCCATCCCTGGCTCTAACACCGTATCTGAACGCATTGATAAGCCAGGACCTTCATGTACTTCAAGACCAATTCCATGTCCTAATGAATGACCAAATGCCTCACCATAGCCTTTTTCTTTAAGGTAATCACGTGCAATCGCATCTGCTTGGATGCCTGTTAGACCAGGACCTACCTTTTTAAGTGCTAATAGCTGGGAAGCAAGGACTGCATTATACATATCCACTAATTTTTCAGAGGGCTCGCCAACTGCCACAGTACGTGTAATATCCGAAATATAGCCATTGTATAGTGCGCCATAGTCTAATGTGACAAAGTCGCCTTTCTCAATCACTTTATTCGTTGCAACGCCGTGTGGTAGTGCTGAACGAAGACCAGATGCAACAATAGTATCAAATGAGGACTGGGTTGCTCCTTGTTTACGCATGAAAAATTCTAATTCATTCGAAACCTCAAGCTCTGTTTTACCAGGCTTGATAAAGTCTAAAATATGTGTAAATGCGTGATCAGCAATTTCACACGCAACCTTAA
This genomic stretch from Lysinibacillus pakistanensis harbors:
- a CDS encoding M24 family metallopeptidase, whose translation is MLKLQKLRKALQEQNIDGILITNGYNRRYMTGFTGTAGVAIVSQNDAVFITDFRYTEQAAAQVQDFRIVQHEATIIEEIATQVTNMGIKLLGFEKDTVSFGTYELYKSKIQADLVPISGLIEKIRLIKTEQEINIIKVACEIADHAFTHILDFIKPGKTELEVSNELEFFMRKQGATQSSFDTIVASGLRSALPHGVATNKVIEKGDFVTLDYGALYNGYISDITRTVAVGEPSEKLVDMYNAVLASQLLALKKVGPGLTGIQADAIARDYLKEKGYGEAFGHSLGHGIGLEVHEGPGLSMRSDTVLEPGMAVTIEPGVYLPGIGGVRIEDDILITETGNELLTHSSKELIIL